One genomic segment of Panicum virgatum strain AP13 chromosome 2N, P.virgatum_v5, whole genome shotgun sequence includes these proteins:
- the LOC120658843 gene encoding late cornified envelope-like proline-rich protein 1: MKVVLKVAITCKKCKTCVLGISSKIKGIKSLTYDDEKSTLTVVGEVDVVEIVAALRKAKHPAEVVSVTDEKKEAEEKKKKEEEEKKKKEEAAKKKCCCPMPCSMCPKPCPPPSCPLPCPPPHMKPCQPCYIPIEDEYPGPCTIV, encoded by the exons ATGAAG GTAGTGCTCAAAGTGGCGATCACCTGCAAGAAGTGCAAAACCTGCGTCCTGGGGATCTCATCAAAAATTAAAG GGATCAAGTCGCTGACATACGACGACGAGAAGAGCACTCTGACGGTTGTGGGCGAGGTGGACGTGGTGGAGATCGTTGCGGCGCTGCGCAAGGCAAAGCACCCGGCAGAGGTGGTGTCGGTGACCGACGAGAAGAAGGAGGccgaagagaagaagaagaaggaggaagaagagaagaagaaaaaggaggaaGCAGCCAAGAAGAAGTGCTGCTGTCCCATGCCGTGCTCGATGTGCCCCAAGCCGTGCCCTCCACCGTCGTGCCCCCTGCCATGCCCCCCGCCGCACATGAAGCCGTGCCAGCCATGCTACATCCCCATCGAGGACGAGTACCCCGGCCCCTGCACCATCGTCTGA